CTTACTTTAGTTCTTCTAATGTTTCCTTAGAGGGTTTATTGGGAATTACTGCTACAGTTTTACCATTATATTCAAAAATCTCTTTCTGATCTTCGGTAATTTCGCCAATTATCTCCGCTATGCCGTCTTTTGATTTAATAGCTTCCATTACTTCCTCAACATCTTCTGGAGAGACCTGCAAAGCCATTCTCGCTTGAGTTTCGCAAATTAAAATTTCTTCGGGGGTAATATCACTCCTCTTTAAAGGCACTTTTGCTAGATTAACTTTTGCTCCAAAGCCACCGTATCTGGCTGACTCGCATACCGCTGCACCAATGCCCGCTGCCCCTAGGTCTGAGCATGCTTTGATTTTACCAGTTTCAAAGGCAGCTAAAGCTGCTTGCATAGTTCGTATTTCCTCTTTAAAAAGAGCTATGGCTGGTCGCATTTCTTTAACCAATCCTGCCCTAAACAAGGTATCGTTTCCATCGTTATCGGTTTCGCCAATGATAATAATTTTATCACCAGCTGCCTTGGCAGGTTTTGTTAGAGATTTTTCAGTAACTAATTTTCCAATTACTGCTACTACTGTTGCTGGTACAATATCCGAAAAAGAAGTTGAAAGTCCGCCACCTAGGATGAAAACCCCCATTGTTTCACACATATCTCTTATCCCTTTCATTATTAGATCTAATCTTTCTTTGCTGGTCATCTCCGCACATTTTCCACATCTGCATTTACCTGAGAAACCACAAGGACCAACTATTACTTTTTCTTCTGGAGGTCTGGTCCCGACAAAATTTAATAGAAAAATTGGCCTTGCTCCCATTGCTACAACATCTCGCATAGCTCCTCCAGCTGCGGTGGCTGCTGCATCGTATGGCCTTGGAACGCAAGGAGAACAATGGCTTTCCATTTTAGCAACGAATGATCCTTTGATACCAGGCATTTGAAAAACCGCTGCATCATCTCCCGGCCCTACTATTAAGGCTCCTGGCCAAATCCTACTAACTTTACGGTTCAGTTGTTCGATTGCTTTAAAGTCAACCACTTGATCAATATTGTGATGCAGATGTACAAATAACGCGTGTATTAAAGCCTTCTCAATTTTGTTTAGTGCCATAAACGATAATTAAGTTTTGTTCTTAAAAAGTTTTTTATTTTATTGTGTGGAGCAAAGTTTGTTTATGTTAAAGAAATTTTAGATCTTATGATTACTTTAAGCCAGGTATAACAGTAATCCCATTCTTAGATATGCTGAATTGATATTTTCCTGTTAAGTGCTCTGTACCGCGCATCTTTAAGATTTCTAGATATCTTACTCTTCTACCTTCTTCTTCAATATTAGTAAGTAAGACAATACCATCCACAGTATATGCAAGCTCGAGAGGGTAGAGCTCTTCAGGCATGACCTCGCCGGTCAGAATTGTTAGCGATTGCCAATTTTTCAGTCTAGCGCAGAGCTCGAAAACAAAAGGCCTGTATTCGTTACCAAGCCTATCTTTGACTACAGTGATAGGATCTATAACTACTCTTTGCGGCATTATAGCAGACATTTCCTTCTCTATTGCACCTATTATTGACTGAGAGGTCTTCTCCCAAGTAAGAACCTTGCCTAGATCTACATACCTAATTTCTTTTCCCAGATATTTTCTATCTATAAATTTAAACCTTGATGTAAATCTTAAGAGCCATTGCGGAGTTTCCGATAGGGTTGTAAAGTAAACACCCTGCTCGCCACGCTTCGCACCTTCAAAAAGGAACTGAAGCCCAAATGTAGTTTTACCTGTTCCTGCGCCCCCAGCAACAAGTAGCGTGGAAGGAAAAGGCGCTCCACCCTCTAGCATCTCATCTAAGCCTTGTATTCCTGTGCTCATGCGCACAAGCTCTCCTTCTTTTGGAATTTCTTTCATCTCATCACTTCCTTAGCTGTTTTCGGTATTGTTATGATCACTTTGCTGCCGTATTCCTTTGGCAGCTTTTTAAGCAACCCTATAAATTCTTCAATCTTATCCGGGTCCCAATAGAGCACTATTGGCACTATACTGTCTAGCATAATAAAATGTTCTGAGGCTTTAATCTTTTTAACCCTTGCTTTAAGCATCTTTATAATAGCATTAACATCGAAAGGGGAGCCTAATAAGGAGGTATTCTTAACCCAGCTTGCAACCTCTTGCTCGTCAAGCGCTCCTGAAAGGCATTTGATTGTATCAATAAAGTAAAGCTCTTCAGTTTGCAAACCGCGCTGCGCAAGCGCTTTTTGCAAATAGCCCGCAGGTCTGCTAACACAAATAATTATTCCTTTCATTTTATAAACCCGGGTTAGAATCTGAATAAGCTCAACTTCCAGTCTGAAAGAGTGAATCTCGTCAATATCTGCAACGACGCACTCTTTTCCCTTTGACTTTAGAATTAGGGAGATTATTCTCTCTAGCTCGCTCTCTATAGCCCCTTTTTCATTAACCATTCTCAAATTATTATCTTTCTCATACCTTATAAAGATAGCTTTTTCTTTCGGCAAAAGAATTTATAAAAAAATGAAAAAGCTTTTAGAGCTAGAGCCGAGGATGAAAATTTTTCAGCACATTCTAAAATCTCCAGGAGTTTATTTTAGGGAGCTGCAAAAAAGTTTAAATATGGCGACAGGCCAGCTTGAGCATCATTTAAAATATTTAGAGAAAAGTGATGTTATAGTATCGATTGTAGAAGAAGGGCATAGAAGATTTTTTGCTAGTAGTAAAGTAACTTTTGAAGAAAGGAAAATTCTACCCCTGCTCAGACAAAAGGTACCCAGAAAGATTCTGCTGTTTTTGTTGCAGAAACCTTATTCTAGGCATGTAGGAATTTGCAAAGCTCTTGAAAAGTCAGGCTCTACTATTACAAAGGCATTGAGAAAACTAATCGATAAAGAGCTCGTTGTAACCTCAGGTAAAGACAAAGCCAAAGAGTATAGAGTAATTGATGAAGAGAAAATTTTGAGATTGTTTATTCTTTATAGAGCTTCTTACTCAAACAGAGCTTTAAGTAGTTTTTTAGCTGATTTAGAAGAAGGGGTGAAGAGAGCAATAGAGATTTTGGAAACGAAGTAATTTTTTATCGTCGATAAATTGTTCGCCCCCTGTCCCAGAAATAATATATATAGGCCGTGACAAACTATAACATAGCAAGGTGGTGGCAATGAATGGCAATAATAGTGCTAATGGAGGCAAGGTAGCCAAGCCAAGAAAAGTATTAGCTTTTATGCTGATTTTAATTTTATCACTCAGCTCTTTAGCCTTAGTACTCACCACATACCCTATTTTTGGTAGTGAAAAAGATCTCCGAAACTCAATCTAATAAAACAATATAGGAGAAAAAGTTGCACTCCAAACTAATCAAGAGGATGCGCCTGGCGATT
This is a stretch of genomic DNA from Candidatus Thermoplasmatota archaeon. It encodes these proteins:
- a CDS encoding AIR synthase-related protein; this translates as MALNKIEKALIHALFVHLHHNIDQVVDFKAIEQLNRKVSRIWPGALIVGPGDDAAVFQMPGIKGSFVAKMESHCSPCVPRPYDAAATAAGGAMRDVVAMGARPIFLLNFVGTRPPEEKVIVGPCGFSGKCRCGKCAEMTSKERLDLIMKGIRDMCETMGVFILGGGLSTSFSDIVPATVVAVIGKLVTEKSLTKPAKAAGDKIIIIGETDNDGNDTLFRAGLVKEMRPAIALFKEEIRTMQAALAAFETGKIKACSDLGAAGIGAAVCESARYGGFGAKVNLAKVPLKRSDITPEEILICETQARMALQVSPEDVEEVMEAIKSKDGIAEIIGEITEDQKEIFEYNGKTVAVIPNKPSKETLEELK
- a CDS encoding ATPase domain-containing protein, with product MKEIPKEGELVRMSTGIQGLDEMLEGGAPFPSTLLVAGGAGTGKTTFGLQFLFEGAKRGEQGVYFTTLSETPQWLLRFTSRFKFIDRKYLGKEIRYVDLGKVLTWEKTSQSIIGAIEKEMSAIMPQRVVIDPITVVKDRLGNEYRPFVFELCARLKNWQSLTILTGEVMPEELYPLELAYTVDGIVLLTNIEEEGRRVRYLEILKMRGTEHLTGKYQFSISKNGITVIPGLK